One Paracoccaceae bacterium genomic region harbors:
- a CDS encoding caspase family protein, translated as MRCSALIPVAMLALMALPLRAEVTPRTDPVLEMLRAQVIGLDALLPLADPPPPAACGGARGQTRGLLVAAQEWTADPRGHLAGPDNDVALIRNALAARGAEAANLRVLLGPEATHAGLARAASDLLAATGCGDSVILHASGWVFGADMLAPTDDGAPPLAEMSSAPTLADLGAMRLDTTEAQRIARMGPFLMLNAPDPGTAEVLSAAALSDLVTRLRNRGAHVTVVLDTSTAEDMALEARQAQVDPTGLWRARIVPGEGAETPPVLLSTQAGGLAVFYGTASGELTVEMRLPRGDPGARYYGLFSFAFAAALLQADVATPAAISRLITATDPQVEQRRRWTYVFSTTDADHPLVAEETPEAPVQRGIIRIIDPAPTRAAAPLDTARLTLRGQVEAAADTIIVTVNGAVAQSRRDGSFSHDIELTAGVNRIDVLAMTRDNQPVTHSFELFFEGDMQALLGDGTRYALLIANQGYAEGSGISRLATPHGDADALAALLRDRYGFVTEAALPDGSRMDLFLKDATRLQIETALFQIGRVAGARDTVLIFYAGHGVYEQATQGAFWLPVDAQAGMPFTWLPAAAISDAILRIGAGNVLVISDSCYSGALLRGEGGADTVDDADRLRALQRLADRRSRIVIASGGNEPVLDGGGDGHSVFARALLTGLAEMDEDAFTARELFDRYLLPMVVGQAAQEPQYRPIERSGHEGGDVVLARMGRAAD; from the coding sequence ATGCGTTGTTCTGCCCTGATCCCCGTGGCCATGCTGGCATTGATGGCCCTGCCGCTGCGGGCCGAGGTGACGCCGCGCACGGACCCGGTGCTGGAAATGCTGCGGGCGCAGGTCATCGGGCTTGATGCCCTGCTGCCGCTGGCCGATCCGCCGCCGCCCGCTGCCTGTGGCGGCGCGCGGGGGCAGACCCGCGGTCTGCTGGTCGCCGCGCAGGAATGGACGGCCGATCCGCGCGGGCATCTGGCGGGGCCGGACAACGATGTGGCGCTGATCCGCAATGCGCTGGCGGCGCGGGGGGCGGAGGCGGCGAACCTGCGCGTCCTCTTGGGGCCCGAGGCCACGCATGCCGGTCTGGCGCGGGCGGCGTCCGACCTGCTGGCGGCCACGGGATGCGGCGATTCGGTGATCCTGCACGCCTCGGGCTGGGTCTTTGGCGCCGACATGCTGGCCCCCACGGATGACGGCGCGCCGCCACTGGCCGAGATGTCGTCGGCCCCGACGCTGGCCGACCTGGGGGCGATGCGGCTGGACACGACCGAGGCGCAAAGGATCGCCCGGATGGGGCCGTTCCTGATGCTGAACGCCCCGGACCCCGGCACCGCCGAAGTGCTGAGCGCCGCCGCCCTGTCCGATCTGGTCACGCGGCTGCGGAACCGGGGCGCGCATGTCACCGTGGTGCTGGACACCTCGACGGCCGAGGACATGGCGCTGGAGGCGCGCCAGGCGCAGGTCGATCCCACGGGATTGTGGCGGGCGCGGATCGTGCCGGGCGAGGGCGCCGAGACGCCGCCGGTGCTGCTGTCGACGCAGGCCGGGGGCCTGGCAGTATTCTATGGCACGGCCTCGGGCGAACTGACGGTCGAGATGCGGTTGCCGCGCGGGGACCCCGGCGCGCGCTACTACGGCCTGTTCTCGTTCGCCTTTGCGGCGGCGCTTCTGCAGGCCGATGTGGCGACGCCGGCCGCCATCTCGCGCCTGATCACCGCCACCGACCCGCAGGTCGAACAGCGTCGCCGCTGGACCTATGTGTTCTCGACCACCGATGCCGATCACCCGCTGGTGGCCGAGGAGACCCCCGAGGCTCCGGTGCAGCGCGGCATCATCCGCATCATCGACCCCGCGCCGACGCGCGCCGCCGCGCCGCTGGACACCGCGCGGCTGACGCTGCGCGGCCAGGTCGAGGCCGCCGCGGACACGATCATCGTGACGGTGAACGGGGCGGTGGCACAGTCGCGCCGCGATGGCAGCTTCAGCCACGACATCGAGCTGACGGCCGGGGTGAACCGGATAGACGTGCTGGCGATGACCCGCGACAACCAGCCGGTCACCCATTCGTTCGAGCTGTTCTTCGAGGGCGACATGCAGGCGCTGCTGGGCGACGGCACGCGCTATGCGCTGCTGATCGCCAACCAGGGCTATGCCGAGGGATCGGGGATTTCCCGCCTTGCGACGCCGCATGGCGATGCCGATGCGCTGGCTGCGCTGCTGCGCGACCGATATGGCTTTGTCACCGAGGCGGCGCTGCCCGACGGCAGCCGGATGGACCTGTTCCTGAAGGATGCGACGCGCCTGCAGATCGAGACCGCGCTGTTCCAGATCGGGCGGGTTGCGGGTGCGCGGGACACGGTGCTGATCTTCTATGCGGGCCATGGCGTCTATGAACAGGCGACGCAGGGCGCGTTCTGGCTGCCGGTGGATGCACAGGCGGGGATGCCGTTCACCTGGCTGCCCGCCGCTGCGATCTCGGACGCGATCCTGCGGATCGGGGCGGGGAACGTGCTGGTGATCTCGGACAGCTGCTATTCCGGGGCACTTCTGCGCGGCGAGGGGGGCGCAGACACGGTGGACGATGCCGACCGGCTGCGCGCGCTGCAACGGCTGGCCGACCGGCGATCGCGCATCGTCATTGCCTCTGGCGGGAACGAGCCGGTGCTGGACGGCGGAGGCGACGGCCACTCGGTCTTTGCGCGGGCCCTGCTGACCGGTCTGGCCGAGATGGATGAGGACGCCTTTACCGCACGCGAGCTGTTCGACCGCTACCTGCTGCCGATGGTGGTGGGACAGGCGGCGCAGGAACCGCAGTACCGCCCCATCGAACGGTCGGGGCACGAGGGCGGCGATGTCGTGCTGGCACGGATGGGCCGCGCGGCGGATTGA
- the rnhA gene encoding ribonuclease HI, which yields MPELYAFTDGACSGNPGPGGWGVLLQARDGAAVVKERELSGGEALTTNNRMELMAAISALESLTRASQVIVVTDSAYVKNGVTTWIHGWRRNGWRTADGKPVKNVELWQRLEEAQARHRVEWRWIKGHAGHAENERADALARAGMAPWKPGKGAA from the coding sequence ATGCCGGAACTCTATGCATTCACCGACGGCGCCTGTTCGGGCAACCCCGGCCCCGGCGGCTGGGGTGTGCTGCTGCAGGCGCGCGACGGCGCAGCGGTGGTGAAGGAACGCGAGCTTTCGGGCGGCGAGGCGCTGACCACCAACAACCGCATGGAACTGATGGCGGCAATCTCGGCGCTTGAATCGCTGACCCGGGCGTCGCAGGTGATCGTGGTGACCGACAGCGCCTATGTGAAGAACGGCGTGACCACCTGGATCCACGGGTGGCGGCGCAACGGGTGGCGGACGGCCGACGGCAAGCCCGTGAAGAACGTCGAGCTGTGGCAGCGGCTGGAGGAGGCGCAGGCACGGCACCGGGTGGAATGGCGCTGGATCAAGGGCCATGCCGGCCATGCCGAGAACGAACGGGCCGATGCCCTGGCCCGTGCCGGGATGGCGCCGTGGAAGCCGGGGAAGGGCGCGGCATGA
- a CDS encoding TRIC cation channel family protein, translated as MAALPLLDLASVAVFALTGALVASRSQLDIVGFIFVACLTAVGGGTVRDVLLNREAVFWIAQPHYLAVATAAAVLVFLTAHRVESRYRLLLWLDALALGVAVPAGVAVALELGAAWPVALVMGMITGCLGGLMRDVVCNEVPLVLKEGELYVTCAFAGSAAAVAAMAAGMAEPAALWLCGAVVVGLRAGSLALGWRLPAYRARPPRPEAPKRHPVNPPKE; from the coding sequence CTGGCCGCGCTGCCGCTGCTTGACCTTGCGTCGGTCGCGGTCTTTGCGCTGACCGGTGCCCTGGTCGCCAGCCGGTCGCAGCTGGACATCGTGGGGTTCATCTTCGTTGCCTGCCTGACGGCGGTGGGCGGCGGCACGGTGCGCGACGTGCTTCTGAACCGCGAGGCGGTGTTCTGGATCGCGCAGCCGCATTATCTGGCGGTGGCGACGGCAGCGGCGGTTCTGGTGTTCCTGACCGCGCACCGGGTCGAAAGCCGCTATCGCCTGCTGCTGTGGCTGGATGCCCTGGCCCTTGGCGTGGCGGTGCCGGCCGGGGTGGCGGTGGCCCTGGAACTGGGCGCAGCATGGCCGGTGGCGCTTGTGATGGGCATGATCACCGGTTGCCTCGGCGGGCTGATGCGCGATGTCGTCTGCAACGAGGTGCCCCTGGTCCTGAAGGAGGGCGAGCTTTACGTCACCTGCGCCTTTGCCGGATCGGCGGCGGCGGTGGCCGCGATGGCGGCGGGCATGGCCGAGCCTGCCGCGCTGTGGCTGTGCGGCGCGGTGGTGGTGGGGCTGCGCGCGGGCAGCCTTGCCCTTGGCTGGCGTCTTCCCGCCTATCGTGCCCGCCCGCCCCGGCCCGAGGCACCCAAGCGGCATCCGGTGAACCCGCCCAAGGAGTAG
- a CDS encoding TetR family transcriptional regulator has protein sequence MPRSRTIPDADVFAAIRRLLAEGGDKAVAFGSVARATGLAAPTLVQRYGSREGMVRAAMLSAWDALDDATAAAETVAGTGPKGAQAMLKALGSGTATDLSPMAIDFRDADLRARAEGWRTRVEAGLAARLGSGARAREAAAMLFAAWQGQMLWQSAGGKGFRLKDAVKRLS, from the coding sequence ATGCCGCGCAGCCGCACCATACCCGATGCCGATGTCTTTGCCGCGATCCGCCGCCTGCTGGCGGAGGGTGGCGACAAGGCCGTGGCCTTCGGATCGGTGGCCCGGGCGACGGGCCTTGCCGCGCCAACACTGGTGCAGCGCTATGGCAGCCGCGAGGGGATGGTGCGCGCCGCGATGCTGTCGGCCTGGGATGCGCTGGATGACGCCACCGCTGCGGCCGAGACGGTGGCCGGCACCGGTCCGAAGGGCGCGCAGGCGATGCTGAAGGCCCTGGGCAGCGGCACCGCGACGGATCTGTCGCCCATGGCGATCGACTTCCGCGATGCGGACCTGCGGGCGCGTGCCGAAGGCTGGCGCACGCGGGTCGAGGCCGGGCTGGCCGCGCGCCTGGGCAGCGGCGCCAGGGCGCGCGAGGCGGCCGCCATGTTGTTCGCCGCATGGCAGGGCCAGATGCTGTGGCAGTCGGCGGGTGGCAAGGGCTTTCGCCTGAAGGATGCGGTCAAGCGCCTGTCGTGA
- a CDS encoding GlsB/YeaQ/YmgE family stress response membrane protein: MPAILFIVIVGAAAGFLATRFMRVQTDVPTTIVIGIAGAIVGWLALRVLLAVTGWVLWSLGAVAGAVAVIWLWQTYGPRPRR, translated from the coding sequence ATGCCCGCCATCCTGTTCATCGTGATCGTCGGCGCCGCTGCGGGGTTCCTGGCAACCCGGTTCATGCGCGTGCAGACCGACGTGCCCACGACCATCGTGATCGGCATCGCGGGTGCCATCGTCGGCTGGCTGGCGCTGCGCGTCCTGCTGGCCGTGACCGGCTGGGTCCTGTGGTCGCTGGGGGCCGTGGCAGGTGCGGTCGCGGTGATCTGGCTGTGGCAGACCTATGGTCCGCGCCCCCGCCGCTGA
- the fmt gene encoding methionyl-tRNA formyltransferase — MRLVFMGTPAFSVAALDALAPRHDILAVYTQPPRPAGRGQHPRPSPVHARALELGLAVRHPASLRDPAEQAAFAALDATVAVVVAYGLILPRAVLDAPRDGCLNIHASLLPRWRGAAPIHRAVMAGDAETGICIMRMEAGLDTGPVLLRAALPIGATDTTGDLHDRLAAMGAGLILRALADLPALHPEPQPDAGVTYAAKIDKTEARIDWQRPAAEVDRLIRGLSPAPGAWCDIAGERVKLLRSRLVPGHGTPGALLPGPGLAVACATGAIEITELQRPGRRPMAVAQALHGWALPATLG, encoded by the coding sequence ATGCGACTGGTCTTCATGGGCACACCCGCCTTTTCCGTCGCGGCGCTGGATGCGCTGGCCCCGCGGCATGACATCCTTGCCGTCTACACCCAGCCCCCGCGCCCCGCGGGCCGGGGCCAGCATCCCCGGCCCTCGCCGGTCCATGCGCGCGCGCTCGAACTCGGGCTGGCCGTGCGCCACCCGGCCAGCCTGCGCGATCCCGCCGAACAGGCCGCCTTCGCCGCACTGGATGCCACGGTCGCCGTGGTGGTTGCCTACGGGCTGATCCTGCCCCGCGCGGTGCTGGACGCGCCGCGCGACGGTTGCCTGAACATCCATGCCTCGCTGCTGCCGCGCTGGCGCGGGGCCGCGCCGATCCATCGCGCGGTGATGGCGGGCGATGCCGAGACCGGCATCTGCATCATGCGGATGGAGGCCGGGCTGGATACCGGGCCCGTCCTGCTGCGCGCCGCGCTTCCCATCGGCGCCACGGATACCACGGGCGACCTGCATGACCGGCTGGCCGCCATGGGCGCCGGCCTGATCCTGCGCGCACTGGCTGACCTGCCCGCCCTGCACCCCGAACCCCAGCCCGACGCCGGCGTCACCTATGCGGCCAAGATCGACAAGACCGAGGCGCGGATCGACTGGCAGCGGCCCGCGGCAGAGGTCGATCGCCTGATTCGCGGGCTGTCCCCTGCGCCGGGGGCGTGGTGCGACATCGCGGGGGAACGGGTGAAACTGCTGCGCAGCCGTCTCGTGCCGGGCCACGGCACGCCCGGCGCCCTTCTGCCCGGGCCCGGCCTTGCCGTCGCCTGTGCGACCGGCGCCATCGAGATCACCGAGTTGCAACGCCCCGGGCGCCGTCCGATGGCCGTGGCACAGGCGCTGCACGGCTGGGCGTTGCCTGCGACGCTGGGGTGA
- the def gene encoding peptide deformylase: protein MTVRACLRWPHPVLRTPAAPVGAVTAQVRAIWDDMVDTMEAMPGYGLAAPQIGIALRLAVVDCSAARGQAVRMADPEILLLSDDLFAHDEASPNLPGIHARLERPRRVTLRFLNAAGEHETRAFEGLWSTSAQHQIDHLEGRMFFDRLSRLRRDMLLRRARKAEPR from the coding sequence ATGACGGTTCGCGCCTGCCTGCGCTGGCCGCATCCGGTGCTGCGCACCCCCGCCGCGCCCGTCGGGGCCGTGACCGCGCAGGTCCGCGCGATCTGGGACGACATGGTCGACACGATGGAGGCGATGCCCGGCTATGGCCTGGCTGCCCCGCAGATCGGCATCGCGCTGCGCCTGGCGGTCGTGGATTGTTCGGCGGCGCGCGGCCAGGCGGTGCGCATGGCCGATCCGGAAATCCTGTTGCTGTCGGATGACCTGTTCGCCCATGACGAGGCCAGCCCCAACCTGCCCGGCATCCACGCGCGGCTGGAACGCCCGCGCCGCGTGACGCTGCGGTTCCTGAACGCCGCCGGGGAACACGAGACCCGCGCGTTCGAGGGGCTCTGGTCCACCTCGGCCCAGCACCAGATCGACCATCTGGAGGGGCGGATGTTCTTTGACCGCCTGTCGAGGCTCAGGCGCGACATGCTGCTTCGCCGGGCCCGCAAGGCCGAGCCGCGCTGA
- the def gene encoding peptide deformylase: MTVLPILRWPDPRLATACAPVERPEDVAQLAADMLETMYAAPGRGLAAPQVGVLKRLFVMDVSWRDGAPDPVVCINPVILWRSDEMAEGPEGCLSIPGPTTLVARAVSIRLAWTDLANQRHEAALKGFAAICAQHEHDHLDGIVTLDRLTAEARATAIAGISA, encoded by the coding sequence ATGACGGTGCTGCCCATCCTGCGCTGGCCCGATCCGCGCCTGGCCACCGCCTGCGCCCCGGTCGAAAGGCCGGAGGATGTCGCACAGCTTGCCGCCGACATGCTGGAAACCATGTATGCCGCGCCGGGCCGCGGTCTTGCGGCGCCGCAGGTCGGTGTTCTGAAACGCCTGTTCGTGATGGATGTGTCGTGGCGCGACGGAGCGCCGGACCCGGTGGTTTGCATCAATCCCGTGATTCTCTGGCGGTCCGACGAGATGGCGGAAGGGCCCGAGGGCTGCCTGTCGATCCCGGGACCGACCACGCTGGTCGCCCGTGCGGTTTCGATCCGGCTGGCCTGGACCGACCTTGCCAATCAACGGCACGAGGCCGCATTGAAGGGGTTCGCCGCGATCTGTGCACAACACGAACACGACCATCTGGATGGCATCGTCACCCTGGACCGGCTGACGGCCGAGGCGCGCGCCACCGCCATCGCGGGGATCAGCGCATGA
- the def gene encoding peptide deformylase, with protein MLRPILIHPDPRLKKPADPVGAITPEIGRLAEDMLATMYDAPGIGLAAPQVGVGKRVLVMDCVKDPALAPRPMVLINPAVTWRSEDTSTYEEGCLSIPDQYAEVSRPAEVRVRWTALDGTEQEEQFAGLWATCVQHEIDHLDGRLFIDYLGPLKRQMITRKMEKLKRERARSGE; from the coding sequence ATGCTGCGTCCCATCCTGATCCATCCCGACCCGCGCCTCAAGAAGCCAGCCGATCCGGTGGGCGCCATCACGCCCGAAATCGGGCGCCTGGCCGAGGACATGCTTGCCACGATGTACGATGCGCCCGGCATCGGGCTGGCGGCGCCGCAGGTGGGGGTGGGCAAGCGCGTCCTGGTCATGGACTGCGTGAAGGACCCGGCGCTGGCACCTCGCCCCATGGTGCTGATCAATCCGGCCGTCACATGGCGATCCGAGGATACCTCGACCTATGAGGAGGGGTGCCTCTCGATCCCCGACCAGTATGCCGAGGTGTCGCGCCCTGCCGAAGTGCGGGTGCGCTGGACCGCTCTGGACGGAACCGAGCAGGAGGAACAGTTCGCGGGCCTCTGGGCAACCTGCGTGCAGCACGAGATCGACCATCTGGATGGCCGCCTGTTCATCGACTACCTCGGGCCGCTGAAGCGCCAGATGATCACGCGCAAGATGGAAAAGCTGAAGCGGGAACGGGCGCGGTCCGGCGAATGA